In Lewinella sp. 4G2, the DNA window AGGTGCCGAGTTGGATGCGATGGCCAACTACCGGCGCAGCCCCGCCGGCGGTGGCTACAACGTTCAAGTCGTGACAGTGGAGGAGTTGTACGAACAGTTCAGCTACGGCGTGCGTCGCCATCCCCTCGCCATCCGCAATTTCGTAGCTGCCGTAGGGGAAGCGAGCCCTACCCTTCGCTACCTCTTCCTGGTCGGCAAAGGGCGGGAATTCAATGCGTTGCGTACCGCCGACCAACTCGCTGCGGCGCGAGAAACTTTCTTCCTGCCCTCCTTCGGACTCCCCGCTTCGGATAATCTGCTAACGGCACCGGTAGATGGTGTTACCCCCGCCGTTGCGACCGGCAGATTGGCGGCGATCAACCGGCAAGAATTAAGTATTTACCTCACCAAACTGCGCGATGTGGAATCGCAGGTTAACCTCGGTGGCCAGACCCTGGAGGACCGCGACTGGATGAAACAGTTCATACACCTCGGTGGCGGTGGCGTAATTGGAGAACAGAATAGTATCCGCACCCGCCTGGGCATTTTAGAACGCACGATCGAAAATTCAGACCTGGGTGGCAACGTGACCGGTTTTTTCAAAACGAGCACGGACGTGCTGGAAACCAGCCAGCAAGACGCCATCTTCAACCGGATCAATGCCGGCGCTGGAGTGATCACCTTCTACGGTCACTCCTCTACTTCTGGATTCGACTTTAGCATCGATGACCCGGCGAACTACAATAATAAGGGGCGCTACCCTTACATGCTGAGCCTTGGCTGCTACAGTGGGGACGCCTTCGGGCAAGCGCGGTCCATCAGTGAGAAATTTATCTTCTTACCCAACAAGGGTGCTATTACTTTCGCGGCGTCCAAAGGAATTGGGTACATCTCCGCACTCGGCACCTGGGCTAATAATCTGTATGACCTGACCGGTAACGAACTCTACGGACAGGGCGTGGGCGACGTGATGAAAGCCAATATCGCGCACTTTGCCGAGACGAATAACTTCACCGTTCGCCTCCTCACCGAGCAGTTTGCGCTGAGTGGGGACCCCGCCTATCGCATCCACCCCCGCCCGGGTCCGGACGTAGTGGTGGACGCACGTAGCGTGCAATTTATGCCGGACGTCGTTCCGGCCCAGAACCCAACCTTTGAGGTTTCATTCCGGGTGGTCAACATTGGCTCGGAGGGCGGCCGGGACAGCATCACTGTCCGCTTTAATCAGGAATTACCAAATCGCGAAATCCGTACCGTTGGAACGCTGCGGATGCTGACACCCCGTTACGACGAAGAGGTAACGGTGACGTTGCCCAACGTGGGTTTAGAAGCCGTAGGGCAGAACCGCTTCTTCATCAGTCTCGATAGCGAGTTCGACCTGGCGGAAGCCCCCGCCCCAGCCGCGGAAAACAATAACAATCTGGTTTCGGGTGGTCGTGACGGCATCCCGCTGACCTTCATTGCGAATACCGCAAAAGTGGCCTTCCCGCCACAATTTGCCGTCGTTACCGGCGATGTTGAGTTGGTCTCCAGCACCACCGATGCCCTGGCGGAAGAGCGGGAATACCTGCTGCAGGTGAGTAGATCAAAAGACTTTTCCGACCTCCTCGTTGATGATCGCATTACGAGTCCCGGCGGGGTAATCCGCCAACCGCTCAGTCTGTCGATGACGGATAGCACCACCTATTTCTGGCGGATCAGCCCCGACAGTATTTTCACGGAGGGCGCCGGGTACATCTGGAGCGAAAGTTCCTTCACCTGGCTGGCGGGTGATCCCACATCTAAACCCTACTGGGCGCAGCAGCACCCGGGGCAGTTGATTGAGGGGAAATTTGAGAATATTAAGGCGGACGCGAGTTCTCGGGAGTGGGGTTTTGCGCGAAATGCGACGGACATCCGGGTTTTCAATGGCATCTACGAGGACCGGTTTTTCCCCCGGTTCATGCGTAATCAGCAGCGCCTGGCCTCTCCCTTCAGATGGGAAGAACGCTCCGGCATCTCCGTCCTGGTGATGGATAGCCTGAATAATAAATGGAGCACCAATCCTGGCGCCGGCGAATACAATACCCGTGCCCGGGTGGCGGATACCTGGAACTTCAATACCCGCACGGAAGCCGGTCGTGCGGGCCTGATCGACTTCATCCAAAACGGTATCCCGGAAGGAAAGTACGTCTTCGTCTGGAGCCTGCAGCGTGGCAACACCCTCAATTACTACAATGATGGATGGGTGGACGACGAGGCAACGCTCGGTACGACCATCTTCGACGTCCTGGAAGCAGAAGGCGCCCTGGAGATCAAACGGCTGACCACCGTCGGCTCGGTGCCCTACGCGCTCGCCTTTCAGAAAGGATTGGGCCTGATGGGTGAGGTGATGGCCGAGGAGATCACCGACGAAATTGAGTTACGGGTGACCGTCTTCGCGAATTGGGACGAAGGCGTCTGGTCGTCAGCCACCGCCGGGCCGGCAAAGGAATGGCGCTCAGCTAACCTTGACCTTCACGCGGCCGGTCTCGAACCAGCCGATAGCGCGGTAGTTTCCGTCATTGGGGAGGACGCCACTGGTAACCTGACGCCACTAAAGACCATACCCCACCTTTTCCTGGATAATGGACAGTTAGATATCGACCTCAGCGACATTGACGCCCGGACTTACCCCCGGCTTAATTTTGACGTGAAATTACTGGACGAAGAGAACCGGACCGTGCCCTCGGTCAACACCTTCTACCTGGATTACGCGGGCGTGGGCGACGTCGCGGTAGCTCCGAAGGCTACGTTCGTGACGCCCGATTCCCTTGAACGCGGCCAGCCGGCACTAGTGAGCGTCGGTTACGAGAATGTATCCGACGTAGCGATGGACAGCCTGTTGGTTTCACTTCGGCTGATTGACGCGCAGAACAATGTAACCACTACGGTGAAACGCCAGCCTCCCCTGGCTGGGATGGCAAGCGGACGGGTCGATTTCAACGTCCCAACGGAAGCCATCACTTCCAACGTACGCTACGAGGTGGTAGTCAACCCGGAGCGGGACCAGCCGGAAGATATTCTCTTTAACAACGTGCTGAATTCCGGCTTCAAAATTGGTCGCGACGCGGTTGCCCCCGTCCTGACCGTCCTTTTCGACGGCCAACGGATTAACGACGGCGCTCTCGTGAGTGGGTTGCCCGAGATCCGCATTCAGTTGCGGGATGATAATCGATTCCTCCGCCTGAACGATACGGCGGCGTATCAGATTCGACTTACTTCTCCCGACGGGAGCCGGGAAACCATTGCGCTGAGTGACAGCCGGGTGGAGTTCCTCCCCTCCTCCGATGAAGAGAACGAAGCGGAGATCTTCTTCCGCCCCGAACTACTGCAGGATGGCGAATACGAACTGGAAGTCAACGGCCGCGACCGCAGCGATAATAGCTCGGGGAAACTGAACTACCGGCGGACCTTTGAGGTCATCAACGAGATGCGTATCGGAAACGTACTGGCCTACCCGAACCCATTCACCACCCAGACCCGCTTCGTGTATACCCTTACCGGAAATGACTTGCCGAGCACCTTCCGAATTCAGATTATGACCGTAAGTGGGCGAGTTGTTCGGGACATCGATCTGTTGGCCACCGAGACCCTCAAGGTCGGCACCCACCGCACGGATTTTGCCTGGGATGGCACGGACGAATACGGTGATCTACTGGCTAATGGCGTATACCTGTACCGGGTCATTAGCGGTGACACCTCCGGTGGAATGCTCAAGAAGCAGGATACGAATACGGACCAGTACTTTGAACGCGGCCTGGGGAAGGTCGTCATTCTACGCT includes these proteins:
- a CDS encoding C25 family cysteine peptidase, producing MLRTVLFVSALLFSFLASAQMTLADGAVRYGHEWIDYDATYLRVSVAEDGVYRLSPEDLRAAGFDFAAVGNTDWKLEHDGAVVPVLVDRDGLLFYGEKNRGELDRFLFRDAENMQLNGRHSMHNDTAVYYLSTGKDGLFYSDYAPTGSATPLNQITREAEVVFGDHHSKLFTRTSDGTSLYYSHYELAEGFGLRSNNDLLSTNNQNQTVFDIPLPGSLGGAATLEMRFGLAFDEHRQAVSVDGQLLTTVTGNRWSVEQIGLPFTAGADEASVLLEGSASDRDKANVAWARVTYPAELSGTDLAHFLAPASAQNQSLTLRNLGAGAGAMYVLDADRMVSISGTPDGDGTNFELPGRPNGAKYHLVTGNTALRPAGITAMNFSPLVADNSSVDYLLVTSERLAGAELDAMANYRRSPAGGGYNVQVVTVEELYEQFSYGVRRHPLAIRNFVAAVGEASPTLRYLFLVGKGREFNALRTADQLAAARETFFLPSFGLPASDNLLTAPVDGVTPAVATGRLAAINRQELSIYLTKLRDVESQVNLGGQTLEDRDWMKQFIHLGGGGVIGEQNSIRTRLGILERTIENSDLGGNVTGFFKTSTDVLETSQQDAIFNRINAGAGVITFYGHSSTSGFDFSIDDPANYNNKGRYPYMLSLGCYSGDAFGQARSISEKFIFLPNKGAITFAASKGIGYISALGTWANNLYDLTGNELYGQGVGDVMKANIAHFAETNNFTVRLLTEQFALSGDPAYRIHPRPGPDVVVDARSVQFMPDVVPAQNPTFEVSFRVVNIGSEGGRDSITVRFNQELPNREIRTVGTLRMLTPRYDEEVTVTLPNVGLEAVGQNRFFISLDSEFDLAEAPAPAAENNNNLVSGGRDGIPLTFIANTAKVAFPPQFAVVTGDVELVSSTTDALAEEREYLLQVSRSKDFSDLLVDDRITSPGGVIRQPLSLSMTDSTTYFWRISPDSIFTEGAGYIWSESSFTWLAGDPTSKPYWAQQHPGQLIEGKFENIKADASSREWGFARNATDIRVFNGIYEDRFFPRFMRNQQRLASPFRWEERSGISVLVMDSLNNKWSTNPGAGEYNTRARVADTWNFNTRTEAGRAGLIDFIQNGIPEGKYVFVWSLQRGNTLNYYNDGWVDDEATLGTTIFDVLEAEGALEIKRLTTVGSVPYALAFQKGLGLMGEVMAEEITDEIELRVTVFANWDEGVWSSATAGPAKEWRSANLDLHAAGLEPADSAVVSVIGEDATGNLTPLKTIPHLFLDNGQLDIDLSDIDARTYPRLNFDVKLLDEENRTVPSVNTFYLDYAGVGDVAVAPKATFVTPDSLERGQPALVSVGYENVSDVAMDSLLVSLRLIDAQNNVTTTVKRQPPLAGMASGRVDFNVPTEAITSNVRYEVVVNPERDQPEDILFNNVLNSGFKIGRDAVAPVLTVLFDGQRINDGALVSGLPEIRIQLRDDNRFLRLNDTAAYQIRLTSPDGSRETIALSDSRVEFLPSSDEENEAEIFFRPELLQDGEYELEVNGRDRSDNSSGKLNYRRTFEVINEMRIGNVLAYPNPFTTQTRFVYTLTGNDLPSTFRIQIMTVSGRVVRDIDLLATETLKVGTHRTDFAWDGTDEYGDLLANGVYLYRVISGDTSGGMLKKQDTNTDQYFERGLGKVVILR